Within Marispirochaeta aestuarii, the genomic segment GAATGCGGGTCCGTTCATACCGTGCGACCTGAAAGCTTTCTTCCCGGGATGCAGTATCCGAAATCTACCCAGCGATCAAGTCTGGAATCGAAACTTGCCGGGAAATCTTTTCTTAAGACAGTCTCCCGCCAGATTCAGCAGCACTGGTGGCGAACATTCCGTCATCTCTGTCGGGAATCGGGAAACTGGACTGACCTTCGGAAGTTCCTGACCGAGCACCTTCTCCCGGATCAGTTGCCGGTGACAAAGCGACGAATCTACCGTGCAAGCTGGCCGACAGCAGTATCTCCCTACCTGCCTTTTGCGCTGACAGTCAGACCGCCCCCATTTAGTTTTGAGTGAACGAAATTACTTCACTCAAAGGAGAAAAAATGGACCGGGAAAAGCAGGAGAAAATCGCCGTATTTCGTTTTGGCGTCATCTTTCCGCTTGTGGAGAAGGACCTTCACGAATACTGGGGAGAAAAGGAGCGCATTCTTAAGGAACTGGTCAGCAAAGAATGGGAGATCCCGTACTCAAAGCGGACCTACATCAGCAAGGCCACTCTGTTGAACTGGGTAAAGCGCTATGAAGACGGCGGGCGTAAGATCGAAGCATTGTTCCCCGAAAGCCGCGGCGATCGGGGTAGGATGAGGAGCATCTCCGATGAGCAGATTGATGCGCTTATGAGACTTCGAAGTGAGAACCCAAAACTTTCTACGCCTCGGCTTGTAGAAAAGGCTCAAGGAGCACGAGTGTTTCCGCCGGGCACCGAGGTCTCCATGGCCAGTATCTACCGGCTTTTGAAGATCCGCAAAGCAAAGCGACAGAAGAGTGAGCAGGATATGCGGAAGTTCGAGGTGCAGATGTCCAACGATCTGTGGCAGTCGGACTGCATGCATGGCCCGCAGATCGTTATCAATGGGAAAAAGCGCAAGACCTATCTGTTTGCCATCATCGACGACCACAGCCGACTGATTACTCATGGTCAGTTTTACCCGGCTGAGAACCTGGAGAATTACCTGGACTGCCTGTGGACAGCAATGCGCAAACGAGGACTGCCAAGAAAGCTGTATGTGGACAATGGAGCCTCCTTCAGGGCCCACCGGCTACAGCTGGGCTGTGCAGCTCTTGAAGTTGGCTTAAAGTACGCCAGGCCGTATCGTCCCCAGGGGAAGGGAAAGATTGAGCGTTTTTTCCGTACCGTCAGGATGCAGTTCCTGCCAGAGCTGAATGAGAACCTGGACCTTGAGAAGATCAACGAATTGTTTGCCCGGTATATAGAACACCAGTACCACCAGAGGATACACGGAACGACCGGTCAGAAACCGATAGACCGATACCTGGCAGATGTGAAGGCGCTCAGGAAAGCACCGGATGACCTTCCTGAGTATTTCCGGAAGCAGGAGATCCGAAAAGTGAACAAAGACCGCACCGTGCAGTTGTCCGGACGACTCTATGAGGCTCCGGCCGGGCTTGTGGGGATGAAAGTCGTCCTGCGGTACGAGAATACCGACCGAATTGAAGTGTTCGTTGATGAGAAGTCACGGGGATTCCTGAAAGACCTCAATCAGGAAGTAAACAGTCGCATTAAACGCGATCGCCCAGATCCAAGCGGCCCGACTATAACCGGCGGACAGCTGTTTGAACGAACGGCGGGAGGACGATGATGGATTCCATACGACATCACTTTGGATTGAAGAAGGATCCTTTCCCGCAGAATATGGCCGTGAAGGATCTGTATCCGCTGCCTGCACTTACTCCCCTGGAACAGCGGGTGTTCTTTGCTGTGGGCCAAAAGGCGATAGCAGTAATCACCGGTGATGTAGGCTCCGGGAAATCTACCTCTCTGCGCTATGTGGCCAGCAAGTTCCACCAGAGCGAATATGAGCTGATTTCCATCGTCGGCGGCAACTACTCGCCGATGGAGTTGTACCGGCAGATTCTCTTAAACTTTGGCGTGAGCTATATGTCATATCAGGTGTCGGTGATGATCGCAAGAATCCGGGAGATCATTCTGGAAATCGCATCCAGAAAAGTCACACCGGTGCTTATCATTGATGAGGCTCACTTGCTCAAGCGTGCCGTGTTTACCCAGCTGCATACCCTGGCTCAGTTCGAATTTGATTCCCGTCCGGTCATGCCCATGATTCTCTGCGGTCAGGATCTTCTGCTTGAACACCTTATGGCGAATGCGGTACGCCCTCTTGCATCCCGGATCCTGGGACGCACCCACCTGGAAGCGATCAAGATGGAAGTTATGGAAGAATACCTGAATCACCATATCCGCCTTTCAGGGAGCACCAGCAAGATATTCAGTCAGGAAGCGATCTTTGCCATCCACCAGGGATCCGGTGGCTTATTGCGTAGAGCCAACTCTTTGGCGAAGACCGCGCTCATGGCCAGTGCGCTGGAAGGGGGCCATACTATCTCGGCGGAACATGTCCGTCTCGCTGCAACAGAGATTCTGTAAGTCTGTTCACCCTGCGGCAAAGCCGCAGGGTGAACGTTCATTCAATGTGCATGAGAAATTGTCTAACTGTTCGTGCGAGGGTTTATTTAGTTTAATTTGAGATTCGACAACGAGAGCCGCAGGTGAATAGTCCTGCCCACAGCACATCCCGGACGGGATGTGCAAGCCCAAGCTTGCGGCAGGGTTTTCCGAAGGAAAATCCCGAGAGCACGCGCAGGGACTGCTAACCAAACCGGATCGCGAAAGCGGTTCGGTTTTTTTATTTTCTTTCTGGACGAGAACCTTGGCCGAGCACATTGCAGTGCAATGTGCGGGGTCCGAAAGTTCCACAGGAACTGGAGGATAAGAGTCCTGCCCACAGCACATCCCGACAGGGATTTAGAGGCCGGGGTACTGCCTTCGATAAAGTGGGCTGGAGGGCAAAGAAACTTTCACGCACATGAATATTTCAACAAAAACTGAAGCAGACCAGTACAATATTCATGAACATGAAAAAATATGGACAAATGACATAAGATGCATTATAATATTCACGAACATGAAATTAGC encodes:
- a CDS encoding DDE-type integrase/transposase/recombinase, whose product is MDREKQEKIAVFRFGVIFPLVEKDLHEYWGEKERILKELVSKEWEIPYSKRTYISKATLLNWVKRYEDGGRKIEALFPESRGDRGRMRSISDEQIDALMRLRSENPKLSTPRLVEKAQGARVFPPGTEVSMASIYRLLKIRKAKRQKSEQDMRKFEVQMSNDLWQSDCMHGPQIVINGKKRKTYLFAIIDDHSRLITHGQFYPAENLENYLDCLWTAMRKRGLPRKLYVDNGASFRAHRLQLGCAALEVGLKYARPYRPQGKGKIERFFRTVRMQFLPELNENLDLEKINELFARYIEHQYHQRIHGTTGQKPIDRYLADVKALRKAPDDLPEYFRKQEIRKVNKDRTVQLSGRLYEAPAGLVGMKVVLRYENTDRIEVFVDEKSRGFLKDLNQEVNSRIKRDRPDPSGPTITGGQLFERTAGGR
- a CDS encoding ExeA family protein yields the protein MDSIRHHFGLKKDPFPQNMAVKDLYPLPALTPLEQRVFFAVGQKAIAVITGDVGSGKSTSLRYVASKFHQSEYELISIVGGNYSPMELYRQILLNFGVSYMSYQVSVMIARIREIILEIASRKVTPVLIIDEAHLLKRAVFTQLHTLAQFEFDSRPVMPMILCGQDLLLEHLMANAVRPLASRILGRTHLEAIKMEVMEEYLNHHIRLSGSTSKIFSQEAIFAIHQGSGGLLRRANSLAKTALMASALEGGHTISAEHVRLAATEIL
- a CDS encoding DUF6431 domain-containing protein → MVKKLTLPIALKTLPEGKKSLLICRIELEKVQELGKKFRWKNPGRCLVCGSTRLWGHGFVLRYFFGFASGVWIKRWRCPECGSVHTVRPESFLPGMQYPKSTQRSSLESKLAGKSFLKTVSRQIQQHWWRTFRHLCRESGNWTDLRKFLTEHLLPDQLPVTKRRIYRASWPTAVSPYLPFALTVRPPPFSFE